In Paractinoplanes brasiliensis, the following proteins share a genomic window:
- a CDS encoding DUF4352 domain-containing protein: MTNTPLRPARSAHADREPAAEPVRRRRAPWVVGGVFALLVAGAGGYAAMSPGGETAPVETTAAATAAPAQAAQLTVDAEPAALPEGRKGTEGTLSIVVTKTECGVAEIGPPDLPLAADGEFCLVSVAVQNTGKEPRLLDPGAQRGLDRRGRAYQVAEQAAVFLNDQDPSLLDEIPPGAIRQGVIPFDVPEGVRLAQFLLHKSPYSTGVRVPLP, from the coding sequence GTGACCAACACGCCGTTGCGCCCCGCACGATCGGCGCACGCCGATCGAGAACCGGCCGCCGAGCCGGTTCGACGCCGAAGGGCGCCGTGGGTTGTGGGTGGAGTGTTCGCCCTGCTGGTGGCGGGGGCTGGGGGGTATGCCGCGATGAGCCCGGGCGGTGAGACGGCCCCGGTCGAGACGACGGCCGCGGCGACCGCAGCGCCCGCGCAGGCGGCGCAACTGACCGTGGACGCCGAGCCCGCCGCGCTTCCGGAAGGCCGGAAGGGCACCGAGGGAACACTTTCGATCGTGGTCACCAAGACCGAGTGCGGGGTCGCCGAGATCGGCCCGCCCGACCTTCCGCTGGCCGCCGATGGCGAGTTCTGCCTGGTCAGCGTCGCGGTGCAGAACACCGGGAAGGAACCGCGCCTGCTCGACCCGGGCGCTCAGCGCGGACTCGACCGGCGGGGCCGCGCCTATCAGGTGGCCGAGCAGGCAGCCGTCTTCCTGAACGACCAGGACCCGTCGCTGCTCGACGAGATCCCGCCGGGTGCGATCCGCCAGGGCGTGATCCCGTTCGATGTCCCCGAGGGGGTCCGGCTGGCGCAGTTCCTTCTGCACAAGTCGCCGTACAGTACGGGCGTACGGGTTCCGTTGCCCTGA
- a CDS encoding C40 family peptidase — protein MSEATLHCPSPSRAFTAGALALAVLSPALDPTEHAAEAVPPTNPMGPQPSDDIRIEERTNTAERASRAAPRRFSLARAATTTRARMNPFAAPDGGQALREAVQLAVADEREALRTAETAAAVEMRQSLRGGKVRTEEAVPVTAELLSEADKTARELAARRAQAERKARAAAREAARSAAQSAAEAAVGVGGEAPRARAAGRHQHRRHVTVRYATAKPQGQRVVQLGNGMNAVIAFARSQVGKRYVSGGTGQGGFDCSGFTKRAYALAGISLPHSSGAQAARSRGVSRSQARPGDLVVGPGHVGIYMGRGMMIDAGNRRTGVVYRKVYSGLRVARVAGR, from the coding sequence ATGTCGGAGGCAACACTGCACTGTCCGTCCCCGAGCCGGGCCTTCACCGCCGGCGCACTCGCGCTGGCTGTCCTCTCGCCCGCTCTTGACCCGACCGAGCACGCTGCCGAGGCCGTGCCGCCCACGAATCCGATGGGACCCCAGCCCTCGGACGACATTCGAATCGAGGAGCGCACCAATACTGCCGAGCGTGCCTCACGCGCCGCTCCCCGGCGTTTCTCGCTCGCCCGAGCCGCGACGACGACCCGGGCCCGGATGAATCCCTTCGCCGCTCCGGACGGTGGCCAGGCCCTGCGGGAAGCCGTGCAGCTGGCCGTGGCCGACGAGCGTGAGGCCTTGCGTACCGCCGAGACCGCGGCTGCGGTCGAGATGCGGCAGAGTTTGCGCGGCGGCAAGGTAAGGACCGAAGAGGCCGTTCCCGTCACCGCCGAACTGCTCAGCGAGGCCGACAAAACCGCTCGGGAACTGGCCGCGCGGCGAGCCCAGGCCGAGCGGAAAGCCCGGGCGGCCGCCCGGGAGGCCGCTCGAAGCGCCGCTCAGAGCGCCGCCGAGGCGGCCGTTGGTGTCGGCGGCGAGGCGCCCCGGGCCCGTGCCGCCGGGCGCCACCAGCACCGGCGCCACGTGACGGTCCGGTACGCGACCGCCAAGCCACAGGGCCAGCGGGTCGTGCAGCTGGGCAACGGGATGAACGCGGTGATCGCGTTCGCCCGGTCGCAGGTCGGCAAGCGCTACGTGAGCGGCGGGACGGGCCAAGGGGGTTTCGACTGCTCGGGGTTCACCAAGCGGGCGTACGCCCTGGCCGGCATCAGCCTGCCGCACTCGTCGGGGGCGCAGGCGGCCCGTTCGCGCGGCGTCTCGCGTTCGCAGGCCCGTCCCGGTGACCTTGTCGTCGGGCCCGGCCACGTGGGCATCTACATGGGTCGCGGAATGATGATCGACGCGGGCAACCGCCGCACCGGAGTGGTGTACCGCAAGGTGTATTCCGGATTGCGGGTCGCCCGTGTCGCCGGCCGTTAG
- a CDS encoding PLP-dependent aminotransferase family protein, with the protein MTAEQLISFARGAPSLDIIDVEGLKAAAARAFDADPAGVTAYGTSVGYVPLRKWIAEKHGVSPDQVIVTNGSLQADAFLFNHLVQPGDDVVVEKPTYDRTLLSLQNLGAKVHQVTLQSDGIDVDELRTLLESGVRPKLAHIIPNYQNPAGITLSVEKRQALLALAAQYEFTIFEDDPYVDIRFRGDALPSMLSQAVSINGAENLVVHASSFTKTVCPGVRVGYLVGPAALIDAIAKKATNLYISPGMVSEAIVHQFCVSGDIERSVATVSAALGERARVLGESLRKHIPGATFTEPDGGYFLWVDLPSDVNVDKLFPAAMKKGVAIVKGSDFLLEGGHSSVRLAYSAVTVEQIDEGVRRLAEAIEEVRG; encoded by the coding sequence ATGACCGCTGAGCAGCTGATCTCTTTCGCCCGGGGCGCTCCGTCGCTGGACATCATCGACGTCGAGGGCCTCAAGGCCGCCGCCGCGCGCGCCTTTGACGCCGATCCCGCTGGTGTGACCGCGTACGGCACGTCCGTCGGCTACGTCCCGCTGCGCAAGTGGATCGCCGAGAAGCACGGCGTCTCGCCCGATCAGGTCATTGTGACGAACGGCTCTCTGCAGGCCGACGCCTTCCTGTTCAACCACCTCGTGCAGCCGGGCGACGACGTCGTGGTGGAGAAGCCGACCTACGACCGTACGCTGCTGAGCCTGCAGAACCTGGGCGCCAAGGTGCACCAGGTCACGTTGCAGAGCGACGGCATCGACGTCGACGAGCTGCGCACGCTTCTCGAGTCGGGCGTTCGCCCCAAGCTCGCCCACATCATCCCGAACTACCAGAACCCGGCCGGCATCACGCTGTCGGTCGAAAAGCGCCAGGCCCTGCTCGCGCTGGCCGCACAGTACGAATTCACCATCTTCGAGGACGACCCGTACGTGGACATCCGGTTCCGCGGCGACGCCCTGCCCTCGATGCTCTCGCAGGCTGTATCGATCAACGGCGCCGAAAACCTCGTCGTGCACGCCTCCAGCTTCACCAAGACGGTGTGCCCGGGTGTCCGCGTGGGCTACCTGGTCGGCCCGGCAGCGCTGATCGACGCGATCGCCAAGAAGGCCACCAACCTCTACATCTCGCCCGGCATGGTGTCCGAGGCGATCGTGCACCAGTTCTGCGTCTCGGGCGACATCGAGCGCTCGGTCGCGACGGTCAGCGCCGCCCTCGGCGAGCGGGCCCGCGTGCTGGGCGAGTCGCTGCGCAAGCACATCCCCGGCGCCACCTTCACCGAGCCCGACGGCGGCTACTTCCTCTGGGTCGACCTGCCCTCGGACGTCAACGTCGACAAGCTTTTCCCGGCGGCGATGAAGAAGGGTGTGGCCATCGTCAAGGGCAGCGACTTCCTGCTCGAGGGCGGCCACAGCTCGGTCCGCCTGGCCTACTCGGCCGTCACCGTCGAGCAGATCGACGAGGGC
- a CDS encoding NAD(P)H-quinone oxidoreductase, which produces MHAITVEDKQLVLSEVPDPEAGDGEVVIDVTAAGVNRADVSQRQGLYPPPPGAPPYPGLECAGVISAVGPGVTDRHVGERVSALLSGGGYAEKVAVPAGQLLPVPAGLSLTEAAALPEVACTVWSNVVDRDRLRKGRTLLVHGGGSGIGTFAIQLGKALGASVIATARAGKHEALRALGADLVIDYTTEDFVSATRDFNGKGADVILDIVGAKYLSRNIDALAPDGRLTVIGMQGGRKAELDLGQLMAKRGSVSSTSLRARPPADKARIVAAVTRDVWPLVEAGAIKPVINGTMPLAQAAEAHALMESSDHLGKILLTP; this is translated from the coding sequence ATGCACGCGATCACTGTCGAGGACAAGCAACTCGTCCTGTCTGAGGTTCCGGATCCCGAGGCCGGCGACGGTGAGGTCGTCATCGACGTCACCGCCGCCGGCGTCAACCGCGCCGATGTCTCCCAGCGCCAGGGTCTCTATCCGCCCCCGCCCGGGGCCCCGCCCTACCCGGGCCTGGAATGCGCCGGTGTGATCAGCGCGGTCGGCCCGGGTGTGACCGACCGGCACGTGGGCGAGCGGGTCAGCGCGCTGCTGTCCGGCGGCGGATACGCGGAGAAGGTCGCGGTGCCGGCCGGGCAGTTGCTTCCGGTGCCGGCCGGGCTCTCGCTCACCGAGGCGGCCGCGTTGCCCGAGGTGGCCTGCACCGTCTGGTCGAACGTCGTCGATCGGGACCGCCTGCGCAAGGGACGGACGCTGCTGGTGCACGGCGGCGGCAGCGGCATCGGCACGTTCGCGATCCAGCTCGGCAAGGCGCTCGGCGCCTCCGTGATCGCCACCGCGCGGGCCGGCAAGCATGAGGCGCTGCGGGCCCTCGGCGCCGACCTGGTCATCGATTACACGACTGAGGACTTCGTGAGCGCCACTCGCGACTTCAACGGCAAGGGCGCCGACGTGATCCTCGACATCGTCGGCGCGAAATATTTGAGCCGCAACATCGACGCGCTCGCGCCCGACGGCCGGCTCACGGTGATCGGCATGCAGGGCGGCCGCAAGGCCGAGCTGGACCTGGGTCAGTTGATGGCCAAGCGTGGCTCGGTGTCGTCGACGTCGCTGCGGGCCCGGCCGCCCGCGGACAAGGCACGGATCGTCGCCGCCGTGACCCGTGACGTCTGGCCGCTGGTCGAGGCGGGGGCGATCAAACCGGTCATCAACGGCACGATGCCGCTCGCCCAGGCGGCCGAGGCGCATGCGCTCATGGAGTCGAGCGACCACCTCGGAAAGATTCTGCTAACCCCTTGA
- a CDS encoding sugar phosphate nucleotidyltransferase, translating to MIGLILAAGAGRRLRPYTDTLPKALVPVDGETTIMDISLRNLAAAGLTDVTIVVGYRAEAVEQRQAAFESKYGVKISLVHNDKAEEWNNAYSLWLARDHFAQGVLMVNGDTVHPISVEETLLAQRGPSILLAIDDVKKLADEEMKTTFGDDGRLTRITKLMDPSDAFGEYIGANIIEGSIAGELADALKATWERDPNLYYEDGFQEFANRGGEVRAATIGEVDWVEVDNHDDLAKARDIACLY from the coding sequence ATGATCGGTCTGATACTCGCCGCCGGCGCCGGACGCAGGCTTCGTCCGTACACGGACACCCTGCCCAAGGCGCTCGTCCCGGTCGACGGTGAGACGACGATCATGGACATTTCGCTGCGCAACCTGGCCGCCGCCGGGCTCACCGACGTGACGATCGTGGTCGGCTACCGCGCCGAGGCCGTCGAGCAGCGCCAGGCCGCCTTCGAGTCGAAATACGGCGTCAAGATCTCGCTCGTGCACAACGACAAGGCCGAGGAGTGGAACAACGCGTACTCCCTCTGGCTCGCCCGCGACCACTTCGCGCAGGGCGTGTTGATGGTCAACGGCGACACGGTGCACCCGATCAGCGTCGAGGAGACCCTGCTGGCCCAGCGCGGCCCGAGCATCCTGCTCGCCATCGACGACGTGAAGAAGCTCGCCGACGAAGAGATGAAGACGACCTTCGGCGACGACGGGCGGCTGACCCGGATCACCAAGCTGATGGACCCGTCCGACGCCTTCGGCGAATACATCGGCGCCAACATCATCGAGGGTTCGATCGCCGGCGAGCTGGCCGACGCCCTCAAGGCGACGTGGGAACGCGACCCGAACCTCTACTACGAGGACGGTTTCCAGGAATTCGCGAACCGCGGCGGCGAGGTCCGTGCCGCCACCATCGGCGAGGTCGACTGGGTCGAGGTCGACAACCACGACGACCTGGCCAAGGCGCGGGACATCGCATGCCTCTACTAG
- a CDS encoding iron-containing alcohol dehydrogenase family protein → MPLLARSVQAPLHIHVRRGAIADLGRLLADGRISAGGDVAVVVGPGLGERVVELIRPSLQSADVFTTTGGTLDAALELADKLRSRQYDAVVGIGGGTTVDTAKYAANRWGLPMISVATSLANDGIASPVASLINEGVKGSYGVHIPFGVIVDLDFVETGPDRVNRGGIGDTISNISALADWELAREIRGEPVDGLAASLARMGAEAVLTMPGDLEDDAFVTVLAEALISSGLAMAICGSSRPASGGCHEIMHAVDSLYPGTASHGELAGLGALFCTFLRGDERRFAQMSDCLLRHSLPRTPSDVGLTSEQFVEAVHFAPRTRPDRYTILEHLAMTPDEISRKLASYVAAVAAR, encoded by the coding sequence ATGCCTCTACTAGCCCGGAGCGTTCAGGCCCCGCTGCACATCCACGTGCGCCGCGGCGCCATCGCCGACCTGGGCCGCCTCCTCGCCGACGGACGCATCTCGGCCGGCGGCGACGTTGCCGTGGTCGTCGGGCCCGGGCTGGGCGAGCGGGTTGTCGAGCTGATCCGGCCCTCGCTGCAGTCGGCCGACGTGTTCACCACCACCGGAGGCACCCTCGACGCCGCCCTCGAGCTGGCCGACAAGCTGCGCTCCCGGCAGTACGACGCGGTCGTCGGCATCGGCGGCGGCACCACGGTCGACACCGCCAAATACGCGGCCAACCGCTGGGGCCTGCCGATGATCTCGGTCGCCACCAGCCTGGCCAACGACGGCATCGCCTCCCCCGTGGCCAGCCTGATCAACGAGGGCGTCAAGGGCTCGTACGGGGTGCACATCCCGTTCGGCGTGATCGTCGACCTGGACTTCGTCGAAACCGGCCCCGACCGGGTCAACCGGGGCGGCATCGGCGACACGATCAGCAACATCAGCGCGCTCGCCGACTGGGAACTGGCCCGCGAGATTCGCGGCGAGCCGGTCGACGGCCTGGCCGCGTCGCTGGCCCGCATGGGCGCCGAAGCGGTGCTGACCATGCCGGGCGACCTCGAGGACGACGCGTTCGTGACGGTGCTGGCCGAGGCCCTGATCTCCAGCGGCCTGGCCATGGCGATCTGCGGCAGCAGCCGCCCGGCCAGCGGCGGCTGCCACGAGATCATGCACGCCGTCGACTCGCTCTACCCCGGCACGGCCTCCCACGGCGAGCTGGCCGGCCTGGGCGCCCTGTTCTGCACGTTCCTGCGCGGCGACGAGCGGCGCTTCGCCCAGATGTCCGACTGCCTGCTGCGCCACAGCCTGCCCCGCACCCCGTCGGACGTCGGCCTGACCAGCGAACAGTTCGTCGAGGCGGTCCACTTCGCGCCGCGGACCCGCCCCGACCGCTACACGATCCTGGAACACCTCGCCATGACCCCCGACGAGATCAGCAGAAAGCTGGCTTCCTATGTCGCAGCCGTCGCCGCCCGCTGA
- a CDS encoding CDP-alcohol phosphatidyltransferase family protein: MSQPSPPADSGSAPTAADYYAVNRGGGLFSEALSQRLGAQVAVHAHKHRLAPTVLTVLNLGLGGLVSIVVIAAAEPIADGRVWAWPIGLLALLGWQVAYAFDCADGQLARVTGQTSLAGARLDVLCDVAVQISLVAALAATAEAQVPDTPAWLLAAFAGTWMVNLVTSVMQTGDKAASMVTSRSFPVRLIKLVRDYGAVIALAGLVLTVAPQWTIWFVGLFTLVNAAFLAASVMFSAREALHS; encoded by the coding sequence ATGTCGCAGCCGTCGCCGCCCGCTGACTCCGGCTCCGCCCCCACCGCAGCCGACTACTACGCCGTCAACCGCGGCGGCGGCCTCTTCAGCGAGGCGCTCAGCCAGCGACTGGGCGCGCAGGTCGCGGTGCACGCCCACAAACACCGCCTCGCCCCCACCGTGCTGACCGTGCTCAACCTGGGCCTCGGCGGCCTCGTCTCGATCGTCGTGATCGCCGCCGCCGAACCCATCGCCGACGGCCGCGTCTGGGCCTGGCCGATCGGTTTGCTGGCCCTGCTCGGCTGGCAGGTCGCCTACGCCTTCGACTGCGCCGACGGCCAGCTCGCCAGGGTCACCGGCCAGACCAGCCTCGCCGGCGCCCGCCTCGACGTCCTCTGCGACGTGGCCGTCCAGATCTCCCTGGTGGCCGCCCTGGCCGCGACGGCCGAGGCCCAGGTGCCCGACACCCCCGCCTGGCTGCTGGCCGCCTTCGCGGGCACGTGGATGGTCAACCTGGTCACCTCGGTCATGCAAACCGGCGACAAGGCCGCCAGCATGGTGACCAGCCGCTCCTTCCCCGTCCGCCTGATCAAACTGGTCCGCGACTACGGCGCGGTGATCGCTCTGGCCGGGCTCGTGCTGACCGTCGCCCCACAGTGGACGATCTGGTTCGTGGGCTTGTTCACGCTGGTCAACGCGGCCTTCCTGGCCGCCAGCGTCATGTTCTCAGCCCGCGAGGCCCTCCACTCCTGA
- a CDS encoding ricin-type beta-trefoil lectin domain protein: MSIPRKIGCVAAAALVSTTVLVASAAEAAGESVNVYLTTTSDSGGRIVTRGLQQQSPVAFGSGGGSANQTITVNENVTYQQFEGAGASITDTAAFNIRSTTAATQNDVMTKLFSPTAGIGVSAIRNVIGSSDLAQNNFSYDNTCCDVNDFSLARDADVMALTKQAVALNPYGFVMASPWTAPPWMKDNNAYSQGYLQAQYYKTYAQYFVKYIQGYQSQGVPIRYVTSQNEPGCCPGYPSMQWPVSGLQSFAKNDLMPALQAAGLNTKLLIGDWNFDTYDQWVAPLVADSAIRNHPNFGGIAWHDYGGNPSTASTVRNQYPNVNMYMTEHSGGTWVSNQHAEDMGDLIEYFRNWGRAWTKWSLAVDQNMGPHNGGCGTCTGLITVQRGGSRNGQVDYTVEYYTMGHLTKFVRPGAVRIDSSANATVPNVAFRNSDGSKALIAYNTTTGTQSVRVNWGGQSFVHNLPARTSVTFTWNGAQSGGGARTGTITGLGSKCLDVTDGSTANGNQPRLWDCTPGNTNQQWTIGADGTIRGLGKCLDVASNSTADGAVVHLWDCVDAVASQKWTVTAARDLVNNASGKCLDVKDNNTANGAKLQLWSCTGGANQKWTTP; this comes from the coding sequence ATGTCCATCCCCAGGAAGATCGGGTGCGTGGCAGCAGCCGCACTCGTCTCTACGACCGTCCTTGTGGCGTCCGCCGCCGAAGCCGCCGGCGAGTCCGTGAACGTGTATCTGACCACCACCAGTGACAGCGGCGGACGTATCGTCACGCGCGGTTTGCAGCAGCAGTCGCCGGTGGCGTTCGGCAGCGGCGGCGGCTCGGCCAACCAGACGATCACGGTCAACGAGAACGTCACCTATCAGCAGTTCGAGGGCGCCGGCGCGTCGATCACGGACACCGCGGCGTTCAACATCCGGAGCACCACCGCCGCCACGCAGAACGATGTGATGACCAAGCTGTTCAGCCCCACCGCCGGCATCGGGGTGAGCGCGATCCGCAACGTCATCGGCTCGTCGGATCTGGCGCAGAACAACTTCTCGTACGACAACACGTGCTGCGACGTCAACGACTTCTCCCTCGCGCGGGATGCCGATGTCATGGCGCTCACGAAGCAGGCGGTGGCCCTCAACCCGTACGGCTTCGTGATGGCCTCGCCGTGGACGGCGCCGCCGTGGATGAAGGACAACAACGCGTACAGCCAGGGTTATCTGCAGGCGCAGTACTACAAGACGTACGCGCAGTACTTCGTGAAATACATCCAGGGCTACCAGTCCCAGGGCGTCCCGATCCGCTATGTCACCTCGCAGAACGAGCCGGGGTGCTGCCCGGGTTACCCGTCGATGCAATGGCCCGTTTCGGGTCTGCAGTCGTTCGCGAAGAACGACCTCATGCCGGCTTTGCAGGCGGCTGGGCTGAACACGAAGCTCCTCATCGGAGACTGGAACTTCGACACGTACGACCAGTGGGTGGCCCCGCTCGTGGCGGACTCCGCGATCCGCAACCACCCGAATTTCGGGGGCATCGCGTGGCACGACTACGGCGGCAACCCGTCGACCGCGAGCACCGTGCGCAACCAGTATCCGAACGTCAACATGTACATGACCGAGCATTCCGGCGGCACCTGGGTCAGCAACCAGCACGCCGAGGACATGGGCGACCTCATCGAGTATTTCCGGAACTGGGGCCGCGCCTGGACGAAGTGGTCGCTGGCGGTGGACCAGAACATGGGCCCGCACAACGGCGGCTGCGGCACCTGCACCGGCCTGATCACCGTGCAGCGCGGCGGCAGCCGTAACGGACAGGTCGACTACACCGTCGAGTACTACACGATGGGGCACCTGACGAAATTCGTGAGGCCGGGAGCCGTACGGATCGACTCGAGCGCCAACGCCACGGTTCCCAACGTCGCGTTCCGCAACAGCGACGGTTCGAAGGCCCTGATCGCGTACAACACCACCACAGGCACCCAGTCGGTCAGGGTGAATTGGGGTGGGCAGTCGTTCGTCCACAACCTTCCCGCCCGTACGTCGGTCACGTTCACCTGGAACGGCGCGCAATCGGGCGGCGGCGCCAGGACCGGCACCATCACCGGGCTGGGCAGCAAGTGCCTCGACGTCACCGACGGGTCGACCGCGAACGGGAATCAACCGCGGCTGTGGGACTGCACGCCGGGCAACACCAACCAGCAGTGGACGATCGGCGCCGACGGCACGATTCGTGGTCTGGGCAAGTGCCTCGACGTGGCGAGCAACTCGACGGCCGACGGCGCGGTGGTGCACCTGTGGGACTGCGTCGACGCGGTCGCCAGTCAGAAGTGGACGGTCACCGCGGCCCGCGACCTCGTCAACAATGCCTCCGGTAAATGCCTGGACGTGAAGGACAACAACACCGCCAACGGCGCGAAACTGCAGTTGTGGAGTTGCACCGGTGGCGCGAACCAGAAGTGGACGACGCCGTGA